The Ruania halotolerans genome contains the following window.
TCGGCGTGGTTGGTGCCCACCCGGTACCGGTGCGCGTCGGCGTAGGAGAAGATGCGGGCGAGCAGCATCTTGTCCGGGCTGGCGGCGATACCCGGCACGAAGTTCGAGGGCGCGAACGCAGCCTGCTCGATCTGCGCGTGGAAGTTCTCCGGGTTCTTGTTCAGCGTCATCGTGCCCACCTCGATCAGCGGGTAGTCGCCGTGCGGCCACACCTTGGTGAGGTCGAAGGGGTTGAACCGGTAGCTCTTCGCGTCCTCATACGGCATCACCTGCACCTTGAGCGTCCAGGAGGGGAAGTTGCCGGACTCGATGGCGTTGTAGAGGTCGCGGCGGTGGTGGTCGGCGTCCTGACCGGCCAGCTCGTCGGCCTCCGCGCCGGTGAGGAACTCATTGCCCTGGTTCGTCTCGAAGTGGTACTTCACCCAGAACCGCTCACCCTCGGCGTTGATCCACTGGTACGTGTGCGAACCGAAGCCGTCCATGTGCCGCCACGTGCGCGGGATACCCCGGTCACCCATCAGCCAGGTCACCTGGTGGGCACTCTCGGGCTGCAGGCTCCAGAAGTCCCACTGCATGTCGTTGTCGCGCAGCCCGGAGCCGGGCAGGCGCTTCTGGGAGCGGATGAAGTCGGGGAACTTGATCCCGTCCTTGATGAAGAAGACCGGGGTGTTGTTACCCACCAGGTCATAGTTGCCTTCGCTGGTATAGAACTTCACCGCGAACCCGCGGGGGTCACGCCAGGTGTCCGGGCTGCCCTGCTCGCCTGCCACCGTGGAGAAGCGGATCAGCATGTCCGTCTCTGCGCCCGGCTGGAAGAGGGCAGCGCGGGTGTACTTCGAGACGTCACCGGTGGTGACGAAGGTGCCGAAAGCGCCGCCACCCTTGGCGTGCACCACGCGCTCGGGAACGCGCTCGCGGTTGAACTGGGCTAGCTTCTCCACGACGTAGTGGTCATGGAGCGCGATCGGCCCGGTGTTGCCAACGGTCAGCGAGTGCTGGTCGCTCGCCACCGGGGTACCGGTGTTCGTGGTGGTCACATCAGTCATGGGTGCGGTACTCCTTGGGTTGGGAATCATGTCGTCGAGCAGTTCAGATGATCGAGCCGGCCGCGGCCGGCTCGGGGGCGGGAGCCTGAGTCTCGAGGGCCACACAGGCGGCGCAGGTACCGCGGAACAGCACCTCGGCGGACTCGATACGCATCCCCGAGGTGTGGGCGGGCGTCAGGCACGGGGCATGCCCGACGACGCAACTCACATCCTCCATCGCGCCGCACCGGGTGCACATCACGTGGTGGTGGTTGTCATCGATCCGGGTCTCATACCTTGCCGGGGAGTCGGGCGGCTCCAGTTTGCGGAGGAGGCCCCACTCGGTGAGGTCGCTCAGCACTTGGTACACCGACGGGGCCGTGAGCGCCGCCAACTCGGTGCGCGCGGCCGCGAGGATCGTCTCGGCGCTGGCGTGCGGGTGCCGATGCGCGGCCTCGAGAACGGCGAGGCGCTGCCGGGTGACGCGCCGACCCATTGACCGCAGCGCGGCGGCCCAGGTCTCGCTGCTCATCGGCTCCGGATTCATCACCTCGACCCTAGCAGTCTATTACGACCTACTCGCAATAAGGGTGCCCTGACCTGGGCGCGATACCCTCCACCGAGTGAGCATCCTCGCCGACCTGCGCACGGTGGCCGTCCACCGCGGATTCCGCAAACTCTTCACTGTGCGCCTGGTGTCCCAGTGCGGCGACGGGATGTTCCAGGCCGGCCTGGCCACGCTGTTCTTCTTCTCCCCGGAGAACCTCGCCACCGCTGGGGCGGTGGCCGCGGCGTTCGCCGTCCTGCTGCTGCCTTTCACGATCGTCGGACCGTTTGCCGGTCCGCTCCTGGATCGCTGGCGACGGCGGCAGGTGCTCTTTGTGGGCAATGCCGTTCGGGTGGTCCTCACGATCGCCCTGGCGGTGCTGATGGCCACCGACGGCGTCTCCGTGGTGGTCTATGTGCTCGCCTTGGTCACGTTGGGGGTGAACAGATTCCTGCTCGCGGCGCTCTCCGCATCCCTGCCACGGGTGGTCCCCCGCGAGCAACTGCTGATGGCGAACACGCTGAGCCCCACTCTCGGCGCCGGCGCCGCCGTGGTCGGTGCGGGGATCGGCTTCCTGCTCGGGCTGGTCGTACCGGACGGCCCGGGTAAGGACGGTCTGGTGCTCACCGTAGCCGCTGTGATCTTCGGTCTGGCGTCACTGCTGGCTTTGCGCCTGGGCAAGGACCAGCTCGGTCCGGACGTCGTTGCTCCTCGCGATCGGGGGCTCTCCCACGCGTGGAGGGATATCCGCTCGACCGCCTCCGATCTCGTTGCCGGCGCCCGGTATCTCGTGGCCCGCCGCACTCCGGGGATGGCGCTCGGGGTGATGTCCGCGCACCGGTTCCTGTATGGGGTGAACTTCATTGCGTTGATCCTCATCTCCCGGAACCTGCTCACCGACCCCACGGACGCTGCCGCGGGGCTGGCGATGTTCGGGCTGCTCTCCGGGATCTCGTTCGCGGGCAACGGCCTGGCGATCGTGCTCACCCCGCTCGCACACGAGCGGATGGCGCCGTCGGCCTGGGTGATCCTGTGTCTGGGGCTGGGCGCTCTCAGCCAGGTGCTGATGGCCACGGCGCCGGTGTTCTGGCTGATCGCGACGGCCGCCGTCCTGATGGGCCTGGCCGTGCAGGGCGCGAAGATCGCCGTGGACACGATCGTGCAGCGGGACACGGCTGACTCCTATCGGGGCCGAGCGTTCTCCCTGTATGACACCCTCTACAACGGCGCTTTCGCCGGTGCTGCCGCCGTGGCCGCCGCTGTACTGCCCGACACCGGGTGGTCCCGTGCCGCGTTCATCGCCCTCGCGGTGCTCTACCTCGGGCTCGCGGCCGGCTACCGGAGCGGGGTCCGGCGCCTGCATGACACGCCTCGCCCCGTGCCGGCCGCCTGAGCACAGTGATCGGCGCAGTGATCGGCGCAGTTCGGCCCTGCCGGATGCTCGGACGATCCCTCACAGGGGCGGTTCGATGGTGATGTCGGCGCCGAGGTCGTAGAAGATCTGGGACGACGTCCCCTCGAAGCCGAACATGGTGGACGTGCCGCGGTTGCCCACCGGGGTGTGGTCCGAGCCGAACCACAGCACCCAGTCGGTCACCTGCACCTCGCCCCACGTGAACGGCTCGTCCGCGACCACCTGCCACGCGTTCACATCGGTCCCGTCCGGAAGGGTGATCAGTTCGCGATCCTCCTGAACTGTCCAGGTGTCGGAGCCGCTGAGCACGTCCATCACCGTGATCGGATCCGCGAGCGCCCGGTACAGCCCACCCACCATCGCGGCCATCTGCTCGCCCGGATCTGTCGAGTCCGGATCGCTGGCCACCCAGGCACCGTCCATCTCGAGCCATGCGTCGGCGCCGATCACGATCAGGCCGGCGTCGCCGTCGGCGGTGTGCATCACAGCATCGAAGGATCTGAGGTCCTCGGTGAAGAGAAAGTCGGCCTCGCCATAGGTCTCGCCGTCGTCGACGTACTCGCGCCCTGAACCGTAGGCCATGAGCATCCCGACGGCGCACGCGGCCACGGCCTCGCCCGTGACCTGTTCGTCCGCCTCGAGAACGACCTCCTCACAGGCCTCGACCGACGGCGACCCAGACGCCGCTCCCGCATCGGTCGACGCCTCCGACGCTGCCTCAGCCTCAGCCTCTGCGTCGGCACTGGATTCGCTCGCGGTCGTGGCCGGCTCAGCGCCGGCCGGGTCGTCCTCCGGCTCCGATGGTGCGGTGCATCCGGCGAGCAATGCTGCCGTCGCCAGCGCAACTAGGACGTTCGACCCCCGTCGTCTGTTCACGAAGGCACCCTATCGACTGGGCCGGAGCTCCCAGACCTTCTCAGCCCGCTCGACGGTGAGAGGCTCAGGTGTGCGCTGCGCACGGATCGCCCCGTGCGGCCGGTGGCCAGGATCGATCCGGGTGACGGTCTGGAGGACGTCGAATCCGGCCCTGACCACCCGAGCGACCAACGCAGCCACGGGCCACCGGTAGGCACGCACCACCTTGTGATCGAACGGTACGGGGCCACTTTCGCCGTCCGCACCGGCGAAGAACCCGATCAGAAGGCCACCCTCCGGTCGGAGGGCACGTGCCAGAGATTCGAGCGAGGCGTCGATCCGCTCTGGTTCGGTGTGGATGAGGGAGTACCAGGTGAGCGCTCCGGCGAGCGATCCGTCGGGCACCCCGAGGTCCTCGGCGCGGCCGAGCCGGAATCCCACGTCGGGGAAATGCGTACGGGCAGAGTCGAGGAACTCCAGGGTGGGGTCCACCCCCTCAATCTCGACACCCGATCGATGCAGCGCATCGGTCCACTGCCCCGGACCGCATCCCACATCGATCACCGGGCCACGCAAGCCTCTCGCCCAGCTGAGCACCAGATCGAAATCCTCAGGATGGACGGCCTCGATGCTGCCAACCTTCTCCACATACTCGGCCACTCGCGCGCCATAGGCGTGCACGACTCGATCCATGACCACCGACCCTAGCCGCGGGCGAGTCGAGAACTCGAGCTGGTTCACGTCATGGCCGCAAGGAATGGCCGGACGACCTGACCCCGGTGCCGTGGAGCTCCCGCCGTCATCGGCGGAACGTGGCGCGTGCCGCCGAAGGAGTCCGATGACGGGACTCGTGATCGGCCGGCACCTCGATCCCGTGCCAGACGCTCGAGAACGCGTCGATTCCCGAAGCGACGTGACGGATGCCGCGCCACAGCATGGCGAACAGGCTCTGCACAGCGGGACGGTCGTTCCCATGACGGACAGTCGCGGGATTGTTGGCTTTCATCATCTGCTGAGCAAGGAAGTCGTCGGAATGCATGACTCAAGACTGGCAATCCGGGCGCCGACCGGACAGTGGCAGGATCGACACAAACCGATAGTATTCTGCCATCATGTCGCGACTGTCGGTCACCGTGCCGCTCACCGAGGGGCTGACGCTGTTCGAAATCGGCATGCCGCTGGAAGCGCTCGGCTACGACTGGGACCCCGCGCGCGGTCCGCTGTACGACGTGATCCTCTGCGGCGATCCGCGGGGTGTGCGCACGCACACGGGAGCGCAGCTCACCCCCGAGCGTCCACTGAGCGCGCTGTCCGACGGGGACATGGTCGTGGTGCCAGGGGGACGGCCGGGCCGGCCGATCGACCGGCAGCTGGTCCACGAACTACGGCAGGCAGCAGAGCGGGGCACCCGGATCGCGGCGCTGTGCACCGGTACGTTCGCACTCGCGGAGGCGGGCCTGCTCGATGGCCGCCGCGCCACCACCCACTGGCGGCATGCGCCGCTCCTGCAGCGGATGTACCCCCGGATCGAGCTCGACGCGCGCGCCCTCTACGTGGAAGACAACGGCATCTTCACCAGTGCCGGCTCGGCCGCCGGCCTCGACCTGTGCCTGCACCTGATCCG
Protein-coding sequences here:
- a CDS encoding catalase, with protein sequence MTDVTTTNTGTPVASDQHSLTVGNTGPIALHDHYVVEKLAQFNRERVPERVVHAKGGGAFGTFVTTGDVSKYTRAALFQPGAETDMLIRFSTVAGEQGSPDTWRDPRGFAVKFYTSEGNYDLVGNNTPVFFIKDGIKFPDFIRSQKRLPGSGLRDNDMQWDFWSLQPESAHQVTWLMGDRGIPRTWRHMDGFGSHTYQWINAEGERFWVKYHFETNQGNEFLTGAEADELAGQDADHHRRDLYNAIESGNFPSWTLKVQVMPYEDAKSYRFNPFDLTKVWPHGDYPLIEVGTMTLNKNPENFHAQIEQAAFAPSNFVPGIAASPDKMLLARIFSYADAHRYRVGTNHAELPVNAPKSPVHSYSKDGAMRHNYRPADAPVYAPNSFDGPAGDPAAAGEGNWESDGEMQRAAQALHAEDDDFGQPGTLVREVLDDAARERLVGNIAGHVGQVQSEDIRERAFRYWDQVDATLGARVRQAVQALRATSVS
- a CDS encoding Fur family transcriptional regulator → MNPEPMSSETWAAALRSMGRRVTRQRLAVLEAAHRHPHASAETILAAARTELAALTAPSVYQVLSDLTEWGLLRKLEPPDSPARYETRIDDNHHHVMCTRCGAMEDVSCVVGHAPCLTPAHTSGMRIESAEVLFRGTCAACVALETQAPAPEPAAAGSII
- a CDS encoding MFS transporter, with translation MSILADLRTVAVHRGFRKLFTVRLVSQCGDGMFQAGLATLFFFSPENLATAGAVAAAFAVLLLPFTIVGPFAGPLLDRWRRRQVLFVGNAVRVVLTIALAVLMATDGVSVVVYVLALVTLGVNRFLLAALSASLPRVVPREQLLMANTLSPTLGAGAAVVGAGIGFLLGLVVPDGPGKDGLVLTVAAVIFGLASLLALRLGKDQLGPDVVAPRDRGLSHAWRDIRSTASDLVAGARYLVARRTPGMALGVMSAHRFLYGVNFIALILISRNLLTDPTDAAAGLAMFGLLSGISFAGNGLAIVLTPLAHERMAPSAWVILCLGLGALSQVLMATAPVFWLIATAAVLMGLAVQGAKIAVDTIVQRDTADSYRGRAFSLYDTLYNGAFAGAAAVAAAVLPDTGWSRAAFIALAVLYLGLAAGYRSGVRRLHDTPRPVPAA
- a CDS encoding class I SAM-dependent methyltransferase, with protein sequence MDRVVHAYGARVAEYVEKVGSIEAVHPEDFDLVLSWARGLRGPVIDVGCGPGQWTDALHRSGVEIEGVDPTLEFLDSARTHFPDVGFRLGRAEDLGVPDGSLAGALTWYSLIHTEPERIDASLESLARALRPEGGLLIGFFAGADGESGPVPFDHKVVRAYRWPVAALVARVVRAGFDVLQTVTRIDPGHRPHGAIRAQRTPEPLTVERAEKVWELRPSR